One Burkholderia gladioli genomic window, CGTCCATCGTGAAGTATTCGCGGCTCCAGTCGGTGGAGGCGCCGAGCCGGCGCACCTGGCCGGTGATCGTCGAGCCCGATTTCTCCTTCCACTCCCAGACGCGCTCGACGAACTTCTCGCGGCCCAGGTCGTGGCGCGAGATCTTCTGCGCGTCGAGCTGGCGCTCCACCACGATCTGCGTGGCGATGCCGGCGTGGTCGGTGCCGGGCACCCACAGCGTGTTGTCGCCGCGCATGCGGTGGTAGCGCGTCAGGCCGTCCATGATGGTCTGGTTGAACGCGTGCCCCATGTGCAGCGTGCCGGTGACGTTCGGCGGCGGGAGCTGGATCGCGAAATCCGGCTTGGCCGGATCGATCTTCGGGGCGGCGTAGCCGCGCTTTTCCCACTCCGGCCCCCAATGGGATTCGATGGTCTGGGGCTCGAAACTCTTCGCCAGCGTGCTGTCGCTCATGGTCGGAAATGCCTGAAAGAATGCGTGATTGATGCGGAAACCGGCAATTATAAATGGATGCGCATCGCGCCGGGGCCGGCGCGGCGTCGGGCCGGGCGCGCGCGGCGGTGGCGGGGCGGGTCGAGGGGCCTGCTTGCAGGGGCGATCGCGGGGTCGATTGCGAGCTCGCGCCGGGCCCGGGTCGTGCCTGGATGGTGCCTGGCTCGTGCCCGGATCGGGCGCGGCCCGGCGGCCCGCGAACCGCTCGCCGCGGCGGCCCGATCGTGCCGGCGCGACCGTTCTATAATGGCGGCCCTGGCGCTTCACCTCCCTTCTTCCGTCCCGCTCGATACCCGCTTCTTCATGCCCGATCTGCTCGCCAACCTGAACCCCGAACAATACGCTGCCGTCACGCTGCCGAACGAGCCGGCGCTGATCCTCGCTGGTGCGGGCAGCGGCAAGACGCGCGTGCTGATCACGCGGATCGCCTGGCTGATCCAGCAGGGTTTCGCCTCGCCGCCCACCGTGCTGGCCGTGACCTTCACCAACAAGGCCGCGCGCGAGATGCTCTCGCGCCTGTCGGCGATGATGCCGATCGACACGCGCGGCATGTGGATCGGCACCTTCCACGGCCTCTGCAACCGCATGCTGCGCGCGCACTATCGCGACGCCGGCCTGCCGCAGACCTTCCAGATCCTCGACACGGCCGACCAGCTCTCGGCGATCAAGCGCCTGATGAAGGCCTCGAACATCGACGACGAGAAGTACCCGTCGAAGAACGTCCAGTACTTCATCAACAATGCCAAGGAGCAAGGCCTGCGCCCGGACAAGGTGGACGCCACCGACAACTTCAACCGGATGTTCGTCGAGCTCTACCAGGCCTACGACCAGCAATGCCAGCGCGAGGGCGTGGTCGACTTCCCCGAGCTGCTGCTGCGCTGCTACGAGCTGCTGAGCCTGAACGCGCCGCTGCGCGCGCATTACCAGGCGCGCTTCCGACACATCCTGGTCGACGAGTTCCAGGATACGAACAAGCTGCAGTACGCCTGGCTCAAGCTGCTGGCGGGCGGCCAGAACGCGATCTTCGCGGTGGGCGACGACGACCAGTCGATCTACGCCTTTCGCGGCGCGAACGTCGGCAACATGCGCGACTTCGAGGACGAGTTCCGGGTGCGCAACCTGATCAAGCTGGAGCAGAACTACCGCTCGCACGGCAACATCCTCGATGCGGCCAACCACCTGATCTCGCACAATTCGCATCGGCTCGGCAAGAACCTGCGCACCGACGCGGGGCACGGCGAGCCGGTGCGCGTCTACGAGGCGGCCACCGATTCGCAGGAAGCGGGCTGGATCGTCGAGGAGATTCGCTCGCTGATCAACGGCGGCATGGCGCGCAGCGAGGTGGCGGTGCTCTATCGCAGCAACGCGCAGTCGCGCGCGATCGAGCACACCCTGATGACGGCGGGGATTGCCTATCGCGTCTATGGCGGCCTGCGCTTCTTCGAGCGCCAGGAAATCAAGCACGCGCTGGCCTACCTGCGCCTGATCGACAATCCGAGCGACGACACCGCCTTCGCGCGAGTGGTCAACTTCCCCACGCGCGGGATCGGCGCGCGCTCGATCGAGCAACTGGCCGACGCCGCGCGCCTCTACAACTGCGCGATGGCGGCGGCGATTCCCTACGTGACGGGCAAGGCCGGCACCAGCCTGGGCACCTTCGCCAACCTGATCGCGAAGATGCGCGCCGAGACCGCGCAGATGAGCCTGCCGGAAACCGTCGAATACGTGGTGCGCGCCAGCGGCCTGGCCGATTTCTACCAGGGCGAGCGCGAAGGGCAGGACCGCCTGGAGAACCTGCAGGAACTGGTCAACGCGGCCACCGCCTTCGTCAGCGAGGAAGGCTACGGGCTCGATACGCCGGCGCGCTCGATCCCGCTGCGCCCCGGCGCGATCGCGGCGCCCGAGATCACGCTGGACGGCGGCGCCGATGAGGTGCTGGCGCCGGCCGAGCTGGGCGACCCGGCCCAGAACCCCGACACCATGACGCCGCTGGCCGGCTTCCTCTCGCATGCCTCGCTGGAGGCCGGCGACAACCAGGCCCAGGCCGGCCAGGATGCCGTGCAGCTGATGACGGTGCACGCCGCCAAGGGGCTCGAATTCGCGGCGGTGTTCATTACCGGGCTGGAAGAGGGCCTGTTCCCGCACGAGAACAGCGCGCTCGAATCGGACGGCCTGGAGGAGGAGCGCCGGCTGATGTACGTGGCGATCACGCGCGCCAAGGAGCGGCTCTACCTGTCCTTCGCGCAGAGCCGGATGCTGCATGGCCAGACGCGCTACAACATCCGCTCGCGCTTCTTCGACGAGCTGCCGCAGCAGGTGCTGAAGTGGCTGACGCCGCAGGTCGAGGCCGGCAGCCGCTGGGGCGGCCGCGCCGACAACGCCGGCTGGGGGCGCAACTGGTTCTCGCGGCCCGGCGGCGGCAATGGCGGCGGCTTGCGCGAGAGCGTGGTCGACGCGGCCGTGTCGGCGCCGCTGCCGGCCTTCGCCAACGCGCAGCGCGCGAGCGGCAGCGGTTTCAAGGTCGGCCAGCCGGTGTTCCATACCAAGTTCGGCGAGGGCACGGTGACGGCCCTCGAGGGGGAAGGCGCGGACGCGAAGGCCCAGGTCCGTTTCAAGCGGCACGGCGAGAAATGGCTGGCGCTGGCGGTGGCAAAACTCCAGGCGGTGGAATGATCATGCAATTCGATAGAAAAAGGCCGCTCGGCATCCTCGCCGCGCTGCCCCAGGAACTCGGCGACCTGCTCGCCGCGATGCAGGCCGAGGGCGCCGTCGAGACGGTCACGCTCGGCCAGCGCGAGTACCATCTCGGCACCGCCCACGGCGTGCCCTGCGTGGTCACGCTGGCGCGGGTGGGCAAGGTGGCGGCGGCCACCACCACCACCGCGCTGATCCACCGCTTCAACGTGCGGGCCGTGGTGTTCGCGGGCGTGGCCGGCGGCGTGGCGCGCGAGATCGCGGTGGGCGACATCGTGGTGGCGCGCGCGCTGATGCAGCACGATCTCGATGCCTCGCCGATCTTCCCGCGCCACGAGGTGCCGCTGCTCGGCATCACGCGCTTCGCGGCCGACGCGGCCTTGTCGGCCGCGCTACAGGCGGCTTGCGAGGCCTTCGTGGCCGAGCAGGGGGAGGCGCTCAAGGAACGCTTCCGGCTGCGCGGGGCGCGCGTGCACGCGGGGCTAATCATCAGCGGCGACCGTTTCGTGTCGAGCGAGCCGGAAGTGGTCGCCTTGCGCGAGATGCTGCCCGACGCGCTGGCCGTCGAGATGGAGGGCGCGGCGCTGGCCCAGGTCTGCCACGAATACGGCGTGCCCTGCGCGGTGGTGCGCACCGTGTCGGACACGGCCGACGATCACGCCACCGCCTCGTTCACCAATTTCCTGACCGAGATCGCCAGCAGCTATTCCTCGGGGATCCTGCAGCGCTTCCTGCTGGCGCTGGCCGGCGCGGCGGCGCCGAGCACGGCGGGCAGCGCGAGCGCGGCGGACGGCGTGCCGGCCTGAGCGACGCGTTTGCCGACGGCATGAAAAAACGCCCGGATCGTCACGATCCGGGCGTTTTGTCTTGGGCGAGGCATCGCCCGCCGCGCGCTCAGGCGGCGGCGCGCTGCTTGGCTGCCTTCTTGCCCTCGACGTCGGGCAGGAACACCGTCAGCACGCCGATCAGCGGCAGGAAGGCGCAGATCTGGTAGACGAAGGCCACGCTGGTGGCATCGGCGATATCGCCGAGCACGGCCGCGCCCACGCCGCCCATGCCGAAGGCGAGGCCGAAGAACAGGCCGGCCACCATCCCCACCTTGCCGGGGATCAGCTCCTGGGCATAGACGATGATCGCCGAGAAGGCCGAGGCCAGCACCACGCCGATGATCACGCTAAGCACGCTGGTCCAGAACAGGTTCGCGTGCGGCAGGGCCAGCGTGAAGGGCGCCACGCCGAGGATCGACACCCAGATCACCCACTTGCGGCCGATGCGGTCGCCGATCGGCCCGCCGATCACGGTGCCGGCCGCCACCGCGGCGAGGAAGATGAACAGGTGCAGCTGCGCGGCCTGCACGCCGAGGTGGAACTTGTCGATCAGGTAGAAGGTGAAGTAGCTGGTGATGCTGGCCAGGTAGAAGTACTTCGAGAACACCAGCAGCATCAGCACGCCGAGCGCGAGCCAGACCTGGCGGCGGCTCAGCGTGGCATGGCGCTCGCCGGCCGACTTCTTCCTCGGCGCGGGCTGGCGCTGGTACCAGCGGCCGATCTGGGCCAGCACCACGATCGCCACCAGCGCGGCCACCGACACCCAGGCGATGCTGTGCTGGCCATGGGGGATGATCACCAGCGCGGCCAGCAGTGGCCCGAGCGAGGAACCGGCATTGCCGCCCACCTGGAACAGCGACTGGGCCAGACCGTGGCGGCCGCCCGAGGCCATGCGCGCCACCCGCGAGGATTCCGGGTGGAACACCGAGGAGCCGCAGCCGACCAGCGCGGCGGCCACCAGCAGCACGCCGAAACTGGGCGCGGCCGACATCAGCAGCAGCCCCGACAGCGTGAAGCCCATCCCGACCGGCAGCGAGAACGGCAGCGGCCGCTTGTCGGTGTAGAGGCCGATCAGCGGCTGCAGCAGCGAGGCGGTGATCTGGTAGGTCAGCGTGATCAGGCCGATCTGCGCGAAGGACAGCGCGAAATTGGCCTTCAGCATCGGATAGATGGCGAGGATCAACGACTGGATCATGTCGTTGAGCAGGTGCGAGAAGCTGATCGCGCCGAGCACCGGGTAGTTGGTGCGGGCCGGCGCCGTCGCGGGGGCGGCCGCGGCGGATATCGTCTGGCGGTTGTCGAGGCTGGTTTGCATGGTGAGCGGCGTTGGGGCGGTGCTGGGACCGCAGCGTCATTGGAATTCGGGATAGCGTCACCGGAGTGTAAAGTGGCTCACTCGAATTGTCAGGCCAACTTTTGTCGTGATTCGGTCACGACTGGGCTATGAATGGCCAGGTTTTGGTCGAGACCGATCGAGGCTTCGGACAAGTCGCGAGTTTCCTGACGATTGGCCTACGGGGCACGATCGTCGCGTGCGCACAACTGGGTGCGATCCCGACTCAAGAAAAAAATCATTGCTGCCGACAAGCCCTTATCCGTGACCACACGCGCGGAGTGGGCCGTGCCGCAGATCCGCGGCGGGCGGCCGTACGGTGAGTGCCGGAGCCGACGTTTCCGGCAGCAAAAGAAGTACGGGGGAATCGATGATGGGAATTTCGCTGCGGGCCAGGCCGGCAACCGAGGGCATGGTGGCGGCCGCCGCGCTGCCGGCCGCCTCGGGCGGCGCCGGACGCGCCACGCGCCGTGCCGGCGGCAAGCCGTCGCGAGCATGGTCGGTGCGCGCGACGCTGTATGCCGCCTTCGCCGTGCTGTTGATCGGCACGCTCGCGATCGGCCTGTTCTCGCTCTGGCAGATCAGCCGGCTCGACGAGTCGATCCGCTCGGTCTACGAGCAGGGCCACGTGGCCAGCCATGCGGCCGAATCGGTGCGCGGCCACGTGCTGCGCGCAAGCCGCGCGCAGAAGATGCTGCTCACGGCGACCACCGCCAAGGAGCGCGACGACCTCGGCAGCGATATCGAGAGCGACCTCAACGGCATCACCAGCGACCTCAAGACGCTCGACGGCTACAGCGACGCCGGCGATCGCGCCATGCTCGATGCCTTCACCAAGTCGGTCGCCGGCTGGAGCGCGCACCTGCGCGACTTCGTGGCGCTGATCAAGCAGCAGCCGCTGGACCTGTCGCAGATGAACTGGCAGGTCGGCACCCAGGACGTCGGCTTGCTGGTGGAAACCGGCAAGCTCGAGAAGCAGGTCGACGCGCTGGTGGCCTCGCGCGGCGAGGCGGCCAGGCAGACGCGAGATGCCTCGACGGCGCGCTTCCACGCCTCGCTGGCGATGATCGCCGTGATGACCGCCGCGCTGATCGTGCTGGCGATCCTGATCGCCTCCTGGGTGGTGCGCCGGATCGGCGCGCAGCTCGGCGGCGAGCCCGCCACCGCGAAGACGATCGCCGCGGGCATCGCCAGCGGCGACCTGACCCAGCCGGTCAGGCTGGCCAGGCGCGACCGCGGCAGCGTGCTCTACGCGCTCGACGAGATGCAGCGCCAGCTCGCCGGCACGGTGCGCGAGATCGCGGCCAGTGCCGAGGCGATCGCCTCGGCCTCGGGCGAGATCTCGACCGGCAACCTCGACCTCTCGCAGCGCACCGAGCAGCAGGCGGTGGCGCTGGAGCGCACCTCGTCGAGCATGTCGCAGCTGACCTCGACGGTCCACCAGAACGCCGAGAACGCGCGGCAGGCCAGCGCGCTGGCGCAGAACGCCTCGGACGTGGCCGAGCAGGGCGGCGAGGTGGTGGGCCGCGTGGTGGCGACCATGAACCAGATCGACGAGAGCGCCAAGAGCATCCGCGACATCATCGGCACGATCGAGGGCATCGCCTTCCAGACCAATATCCTGGCGCTCAACGCGGCGGTCGAGGCGGCCCGCGCGGGCGAGAACGGGCGCGGCTTCTCGGTGGTGGCCAGCGAGGTGCGCACCCTGGCGCAGCGCTCGGCTACCGCGGCCAAGGAGATCCGCCAGCTGATCGGCGCCTCGGTCGAGCGCGTCGCCAACGGCGCGCAGCTCGCCAGCGACGCGGGACGCACCATGGAGGAGGTGGTGCGCGCGGTGCGTCGCGTGACCGACATCATCGGCGAGATCTCGGCGGCCTCCACCGAGCAGAGCGCTGGCATCGACGAGATCGGCCGCGCGGTCGAGCAGATGGACGACGGCACGCAGCAGAACGCGGCCCTGGTCGAGCAGGCCGCGGCCGCTGCGCGCTCGCTCGACGAGCAGGCCCAGGCGCTCAAGGCGCTGGTCGGGCACTTCCGGGTGAACGCGCAGGCTTGAGCGTGAGGGCGGCGCCGCGCGCGTCGTCTCCGCCATGAAGATCGGCCCGCGATGCAGGGCGCATCGCGGGCCGATTTCGTTCTGGGGCGCCGGCCGCTCGCCGTTCGGGCGACCGACGCGATCAGGACTTGGCGGGTGCCGGCGTCGCGGCCGTGCGCTCCTTGCCCTCGTCGACGATCACCGTGCAGGTGGTGCCGGCCGACAGCACCAGGCCCTCGGGCACCTCGTCGATATGGATGCGCACCGGCACGCGCTGGGCCAGCCGTACCCAGTTGAAGGTCGGGTTGACGTCGGCCACCAGGTCGCGGCTCTGCGGGTTGTCGCGGTCGTAGATGCCGCGCGAGATGCTGTCGACGTGGCCTTTCAGCACGCCGCCGCTCATCAGCCGCATCTCGGCCGGCGCGCCCAGCTTCACGCGCGGCAGCTTGGTTTCCTCGAAGTAGCCGTAGACCCAGAACGAATGGCTGTCGATGATCGCCAGCTTGGCGTTGCCGGCGGTGGCGTAGTCGCCGCGGAACACGTTCAGGTTGGTGATGTAGCCGTCCACCGGCGCGACCACCCGGGTGCGCGCCAGGTTCAACTGGGCGGCGTCCAGCGCGGCCAGCGCCTGCTGGTACTGGGCGGCGGCGCCCGAGGCGGTCTGCGAGGCGTTCTCGCGGTTCTCGCGCGAGACCACGGCGGCGTCCAGGTCGGCGCGACGCGCGGCATCGGCGCGGCGCATCGCCAGCTCGGCGGCGCGCGCGGCCACCGCGGCCTTGGCCTGCTCGACCGCGATCGCGTAGTGGGAAGGATCGATCTGCATGATCAGGTCGCCCTTGTGGACGAACTGGTTGTCGCGCACCGGCAGTTCGACCACCGCGCCCGACACGTCGGGCGCGACGTTGACGATCTCGGCGCGCACCCGGCCGTCGCGGGTCCAGGGCTCGTCCATGTAGTGGACCCACAGCCGGTGGCCGATCAGGATCGCGATCACGAGGATGACGGCCGTCGCGACGAAGCCGAAGAGTTTTCTGAGGAGCATGGTTCGATTCATTTCAACGATAGACGGCAAGGCCCAGGCCGCCGCAGATGCACACCAGCAGGCTGGCGCGGAACAGCGAGGGATGCCAGACGAGGCGGTACAGGCCGGTGGCGGCCAGCAGCCGGTCGACCATCCAGGTGAGCAGGGCGCCTAGCACGAACATCAGCACGACGGTCGGCATGTAGGCGTCGAAGACGGCGATTTCACGCGGCATCATGACGGGTTTCCCGGGGTGGGGCGCGCCGTGCCGCCGTCGAGCGACGCCAGCGGCGATTCGCGATCGAGCAGCGCGGTGCGCACGAAATGCAGGTGACTGAGGATGCGTTGCAGCTGGTGGCGTTCCTCGGCGGGCGGCGCGAAGGTCTCCAGCGCCTGCCGGGTCGCGACGATCGCGTCGATGGTGGCGGCCAGCGCGGCATCGAAGCGGGCCGGGCGGGGACGCGCGAACAGCGCGGTGACGCTGCGCCGCATCGCGCGGATCGCCTGGCGCCAGGGCATCGAGGCGGCGTAGCGCGGGTCCTTCGGCAGCGCCGCCAGCTCGTGGCGCAGGTCGATGATCGCGTTGCCGACCTCCAGCACCGCGAACATCCAGCGCAGCGCGTCGCGCTGCACGCCGGGCTGGTCGGCCGACAGCGTGTGGGCCTGGAACATCAGGTCGCGCGCGCCGCTCTCGAAGCGCGTGCGCAGCCCGCCCAGGCGGTCCTGGCAGGCCATCACCACCTGCCGGCGCAGGTCGGCGAACAGGCGGCGCTTGAGCCAGGGCGAGCTGGGCGGCACCAGCACCGCGAAGGCGAGCGCCGAGACCAGCATCGACAGCACGATCGCCAGGCCGTTGTTGAGGAAGTCGGTCGGGTCGTAGTGCGTGACGTTGTCGGGGCCCGCCAGGAAGCTGAAGAAGATCAGGTAGCCCATGCCGTGCGCGCCCGTCTTCGGTCGCAGCGTCAGCCAGATGCCGATCGACAGAAGCGGGGCCAGCGCCACGCACAGCATCGGGAAGCCGTCGATGCGCGGGTAGACGAAGAACATCAGCAGGGTCCCCATCACCACCCCCAGCGAGGCGCCCATGCCCATCTGCATGGCGGTCGCGCTCGGCCGCGGCGAGGCCGAGGCCAGCGCGCACACGGCCGCCGCGTTGAGCACCAGCATCACGCCGCTGGGCCAGGCGCTGTGGATCCAGAACCAGCCCAGCAGCAGCATCACCACGGCGGTGCGCAGGCCGGCGATCAGCGAGGCGGTCAGGTTGGTCTTCGGCTCGAACTGCTCGATCCAGCGCTCGCGCTCGTGCGTCTCGCTGGCCAGCGACCCGTAGGTGGCGGCGTAGGCGTGCACGTCGCTGATGAAGCGGTAGAGCAGCTCGGCGGCGGTGTCGAAGTCGAGCAGCGGGAAATCGGGGCGCGTCTCCAGCTCGGCGCGGGTGGCGCGGATCCGGCGCGGCAGCGCGTCGCGATAGGCCAGCAGCGGCTCGGCGATGCGCGCCGCGTCGGCCGCGGTGCGCACCGGCTGGCCCTCGGGCTCGAGCAGCGGGGCGATCTCGCGGTAGTAGGGCTCCAGCGCCGCGATCACCACCGTGTCGTGCGCCGCGCGCAGCCGGTTCATCAGCTGGTGCAGCGCGTGGAAGCGGCTCGAGGCGGTCATGAACTCGCTGTTCAGGCGCGCCAGGCGCCCGTTGCGCATGCGCGACTCGTGGTTCTCGAACACCGCCATGCTGCGCGCCGATTCGAAGCCGATCACGTCGGCCACGAAGCGCGTGTGCACACTCTCGATGTGGGCACGGTCGAGCTTGCCCGACAGCGCCGAGGCCACGTAGTCGACGAAGGACGAGAAGCGCCGGCGCACTGTGGTGCGCATCTGCTCGCCGGTGTAGCGCGGGAACAGCAGGGCGCTGACCAGGCCCGCCGAGACGATGCCGACGCAGATCTCGGCCACCCGCGTGAGCGCCGACATGAAGGCGCCGTCGGGCTGCTGCGAGGCGGGCAGGCCGATCAGCGCGGCGGTGTAGCCGGCCAGCAGGAAGCCGTAGCTGCGGAAGTTGCGGTTGCGCGCGGCGCCGGCGTTGCAGATCGCCACCCACAGCGCGACCGCGATCAGGAACAGCCAGGGCTGCTGCGGGAACAGGCCGACGAAGGTCAGGGTGGCGGCCAGGCCGACGAAGGTGCCGGTCAGGCGGTAGAAGCTCTTGGCCAGCACCGCGCCGCTTTGCGGCTGCATCACGATGAACACGGTGGTCATCGCGGTCTTCGGCGCGGGCAGGTCGAGCACCATCGACACGCCGATCGCCAGGAAGGCCGCCGTCAGTGCCTTGAACAGGTAGAGCCAGGCATTGCCGTCGGTGCGCGCCCAGTCGGCGCAGGTCGCGGCAAGCGCGGCTAACGGCGAGCGGGCCGGCGGCGGCGCCGCGGCGGGAGTGGACGAGGGGGCGGACATCGCGGCTTTCCTCACTCGGCGGCCGGCACGGCGGCGCGGTCGGTGTCGGCCAGGGCGGCGCCCGCGGCGACTTGCCGGCGGCGCGTCGGGCGGCCCGATTCGCTGGTCGCGGCGCGGGTGAGCTTGACGGCCGGGGCTGGCGCGGGCGAGGCGGCCGAAGGTCGGGCGGCCGCGGAGGGGGCCGGCGAGGCTAGGGCATCGCTGGCGGTCCGGGGCAGGAGCGAGATCGGTGCCGCCGATGCCGACGCAGCGGCCTTGGCCGGCGCCGGCTGCGTCGCTCCGTTCGGAGAAGCGCCGGCCGCCGGTGTGCCGGCCTTGCCGGGCGCGGCCGCGCCGTCCCGCGGCGCGTCCTCGGGGGCTTCGAGCCCGCCGCCGAGCGCGGCCATCAGCGAGGCATGCGCGGCGAGCCGCTCGGCCTCGACGCGGGTCTGGCTTTCCTGTGCGCGCAGCAGTTGCGACTGCGCCACCAGCACATTCACGTAGTCGGTCAGCCCGCGCTTGAAACCCTGGTGCGAGAGATCGAAGGTGCGGCGCGTGAGCGCCACCGAGCGGGCGGCGTCCTCGCGCTGCGTGTCGAGCGAGCGGATCCGCACCACGTCGTCGGCGATATCCTTGAGCGCCGAGACCAGCGTCTGGTTGTACTGGTCCACGGCCTCGTCGTAGCCGGCCGAGGCGGCGCCCAGCTGCGCGCGCAGGCGCCCGCCCTCGAAGATCGGCAGCGTGATGGCGGGCCCCGCCGACCAGCCGCCGTTCATCGAGCGCAGGAAGCCGGCGAAGGCCGAGCCGACGCCGAAGCCGCCCAGCGAGGCAAGCAGGTCGACATTCGGGTAGAACTGCGCCTTGGCCACGTCGATGCCGCGCGCCTGCGCGTCGACCAGCCAGCGCGCGGCCACCACGTCGGGGCGCCGGCCGATCAGTTCGGCGGGCAACGCGGAGGGCAGGCTGGCCGGGGTATCGAGCGCGAGCTTGGGGCGCGTCAGGGTATCGCCCGCGCCGGGGCCCTTGCCGGCCAGGGCAGCGAGCTGGTGGCGGCCGAGCTGCACCGCCTCCTGATAGCTGTCGATCTGGCGCGAATAGTCGGGCAGCGGCGATTCGGCCTGGCTCAGTTCAAGCTGGGTGCCGATGCCGGCGCGCAGGCGCTTCTGCGCGAGCTGGATCAGCTCGTTCTGGCGGTCGTAGGTCTGCTGCGCGATGTCGAGCAGGGCGAAATTCTTCGCGAAGTCGATATAGGCGCGCACCACGTTGACCTCCAGCTCGAGGCGCGCCGCGCGCTCGTCGGCGGCCTGGGCGCGGGCCGAATCGAGCGCGCGCTCGGCGTTGTTCTTGTCCTTGCCCCAGAGATCGAGGTGGTAGGACAGGTTCAGCGTGCCGCTGTTGTTCCAGCTATTGGTGTTGGCGAGCGTGCCGGGGCCGTAGAAATAGTCGTCGGGCCAGTGCTTGCGCTGCAGGGCCAATTCGCCGTCGAGCTGCGGGAGTTCGTCGGCGTGCGCGATGCGCGCCACCGCCTGCGCCTGGCGCACGCGCGCCTGCGCGGCGGCCAGCGACGGATTGCCGGCCTGG contains:
- a CDS encoding UvrD-helicase domain-containing protein; this encodes MPDLLANLNPEQYAAVTLPNEPALILAGAGSGKTRVLITRIAWLIQQGFASPPTVLAVTFTNKAAREMLSRLSAMMPIDTRGMWIGTFHGLCNRMLRAHYRDAGLPQTFQILDTADQLSAIKRLMKASNIDDEKYPSKNVQYFINNAKEQGLRPDKVDATDNFNRMFVELYQAYDQQCQREGVVDFPELLLRCYELLSLNAPLRAHYQARFRHILVDEFQDTNKLQYAWLKLLAGGQNAIFAVGDDDQSIYAFRGANVGNMRDFEDEFRVRNLIKLEQNYRSHGNILDAANHLISHNSHRLGKNLRTDAGHGEPVRVYEAATDSQEAGWIVEEIRSLINGGMARSEVAVLYRSNAQSRAIEHTLMTAGIAYRVYGGLRFFERQEIKHALAYLRLIDNPSDDTAFARVVNFPTRGIGARSIEQLADAARLYNCAMAAAIPYVTGKAGTSLGTFANLIAKMRAETAQMSLPETVEYVVRASGLADFYQGEREGQDRLENLQELVNAATAFVSEEGYGLDTPARSIPLRPGAIAAPEITLDGGADEVLAPAELGDPAQNPDTMTPLAGFLSHASLEAGDNQAQAGQDAVQLMTVHAAKGLEFAAVFITGLEEGLFPHENSALESDGLEEERRLMYVAITRAKERLYLSFAQSRMLHGQTRYNIRSRFFDELPQQVLKWLTPQVEAGSRWGGRADNAGWGRNWFSRPGGGNGGGLRESVVDAAVSAPLPAFANAQRASGSGFKVGQPVFHTKFGEGTVTALEGEGADAKAQVRFKRHGEKWLALAVAKLQAVE
- a CDS encoding methyl-accepting chemotaxis protein, with translation MMGISLRARPATEGMVAAAALPAASGGAGRATRRAGGKPSRAWSVRATLYAAFAVLLIGTLAIGLFSLWQISRLDESIRSVYEQGHVASHAAESVRGHVLRASRAQKMLLTATTAKERDDLGSDIESDLNGITSDLKTLDGYSDAGDRAMLDAFTKSVAGWSAHLRDFVALIKQQPLDLSQMNWQVGTQDVGLLVETGKLEKQVDALVASRGEAARQTRDASTARFHASLAMIAVMTAALIVLAILIASWVVRRIGAQLGGEPATAKTIAAGIASGDLTQPVRLARRDRGSVLYALDEMQRQLAGTVREIAASAEAIASASGEISTGNLDLSQRTEQQAVALERTSSSMSQLTSTVHQNAENARQASALAQNASDVAEQGGEVVGRVVATMNQIDESAKSIRDIIGTIEGIAFQTNILALNAAVEAARAGENGRGFSVVASEVRTLAQRSATAAKEIRQLIGASVERVANGAQLASDAGRTMEEVVRAVRRVTDIIGEISAASTEQSAGIDEIGRAVEQMDDGTQQNAALVEQAAAAARSLDEQAQALKALVGHFRVNAQA
- a CDS encoding DUF1656 domain-containing protein → MMPREIAVFDAYMPTVVLMFVLGALLTWMVDRLLAATGLYRLVWHPSLFRASLLVCICGGLGLAVYR
- a CDS encoding HlyD family secretion protein, giving the protein MLLRKLFGFVATAVILVIAILIGHRLWVHYMDEPWTRDGRVRAEIVNVAPDVSGAVVELPVRDNQFVHKGDLIMQIDPSHYAIAVEQAKAAVAARAAELAMRRADAARRADLDAAVVSRENRENASQTASGAAAQYQQALAALDAAQLNLARTRVVAPVDGYITNLNVFRGDYATAGNAKLAIIDSHSFWVYGYFEETKLPRVKLGAPAEMRLMSGGVLKGHVDSISRGIYDRDNPQSRDLVADVNPTFNWVRLAQRVPVRIHIDEVPEGLVLSAGTTCTVIVDEGKERTAATPAPAKS
- a CDS encoding FUSC family protein; translated protein: MSAPSSTPAAAPPPARSPLAALAATCADWARTDGNAWLYLFKALTAAFLAIGVSMVLDLPAPKTAMTTVFIVMQPQSGAVLAKSFYRLTGTFVGLAATLTFVGLFPQQPWLFLIAVALWVAICNAGAARNRNFRSYGFLLAGYTAALIGLPASQQPDGAFMSALTRVAEICVGIVSAGLVSALLFPRYTGEQMRTTVRRRFSSFVDYVASALSGKLDRAHIESVHTRFVADVIGFESARSMAVFENHESRMRNGRLARLNSEFMTASSRFHALHQLMNRLRAAHDTVVIAALEPYYREIAPLLEPEGQPVRTAADAARIAEPLLAYRDALPRRIRATRAELETRPDFPLLDFDTAAELLYRFISDVHAYAATYGSLASETHERERWIEQFEPKTNLTASLIAGLRTAVVMLLLGWFWIHSAWPSGVMLVLNAAAVCALASASPRPSATAMQMGMGASLGVVMGTLLMFFVYPRIDGFPMLCVALAPLLSIGIWLTLRPKTGAHGMGYLIFFSFLAGPDNVTHYDPTDFLNNGLAIVLSMLVSALAFAVLVPPSSPWLKRRLFADLRRQVVMACQDRLGGLRTRFESGARDLMFQAHTLSADQPGVQRDALRWMFAVLEVGNAIIDLRHELAALPKDPRYAASMPWRQAIRAMRRSVTALFARPRPARFDAALAATIDAIVATRQALETFAPPAEERHQLQRILSHLHFVRTALLDRESPLASLDGGTARPTPGNPS
- a CDS encoding MFS transporter, which translates into the protein MQTSLDNRQTISAAAAPATAPARTNYPVLGAISFSHLLNDMIQSLILAIYPMLKANFALSFAQIGLITLTYQITASLLQPLIGLYTDKRPLPFSLPVGMGFTLSGLLLMSAAPSFGVLLVAAALVGCGSSVFHPESSRVARMASGGRHGLAQSLFQVGGNAGSSLGPLLAALVIIPHGQHSIAWVSVAALVAIVVLAQIGRWYQRQPAPRKKSAGERHATLSRRQVWLALGVLMLLVFSKYFYLASITSYFTFYLIDKFHLGVQAAQLHLFIFLAAVAAGTVIGGPIGDRIGRKWVIWVSILGVAPFTLALPHANLFWTSVLSVIIGVVLASAFSAIIVYAQELIPGKVGMVAGLFFGLAFGMGGVGAAVLGDIADATSVAFVYQICAFLPLIGVLTVFLPDVEGKKAAKQRAAA
- a CDS encoding 5'-methylthioadenosine/adenosylhomocysteine nucleosidase — translated: MIMQFDRKRPLGILAALPQELGDLLAAMQAEGAVETVTLGQREYHLGTAHGVPCVVTLARVGKVAAATTTTALIHRFNVRAVVFAGVAGGVAREIAVGDIVVARALMQHDLDASPIFPRHEVPLLGITRFAADAALSAALQAACEAFVAEQGEALKERFRLRGARVHAGLIISGDRFVSSEPEVVALREMLPDALAVEMEGAALAQVCHEYGVPCAVVRTVSDTADDHATASFTNFLTEIASSYSSGILQRFLLALAGAAAPSTAGSASAADGVPA